Part of the Falco biarmicus isolate bFalBia1 chromosome 4, bFalBia1.pri, whole genome shotgun sequence genome, ccctgccccagctccttcccctgccccccagcaaagccctgctgctaggctgaggaaggggagggggagcagaTCGGAGGAGCTCCTTGCTGAATTTGGGGAGGGGGCATCTGTgtggccctggggacaccaggcATGGTGACTTGCTGGGAAATGCCtagctgcagggagctgggggacaCACCCATCACTatctgccctgctgccctctcccACAGTGTCACTGCCGGTGACAGGGTGCCCAAGGCCACCAAGCATCCTGCTGGCACCAACCCCCATGGGAACCCCATGGCCAGGgggtccaaccccctgccctggcatcAGAGGCACCCCAGGGACCCAAAGCCAGCCCACCCCGGGGGGCTACAGATTTGGGGCGGCCTTGCCTCACATGCAGGGGACATGTCCCAGTGATGGGGCCAGTAGCACTGTCCCCGCATGCCAGATGGTACCACAGAGCCGGGGTGTCCCCCCTCCATGGCACTCACCGCTGTGCTGCCACCACTCCGGCCACTCGCCAAGCTACCATGGGCTTCGCCACGTCGGCCCTCTGCCCCCAGGTACAGTGGTGGGGGTGTCTTGGTGGCCAGGGCTCGGTTCAGGTTGCCAGCAGAGAAGAGTGGGTAGCCAATACCTGGATGGAGAGAGGACAGAAGGATGCTGGGGATGGCCCTGAGGGATGCGGGGTCCCAGGGGCTCTGGTCCTCGAGGGGATCCCCATGGCTGTGGCTGGTGGCCCTGGTGCCCTTGTCACCACAGGCGGCCGTGCGTGCCTGCACGGTGCCGTGCTCCGGCAAACCCACTTCCTGCACGAGGCCGTCAGCGCACCTGGGCCGCGGTGGCTGCCCCCAACCCCGCGGCAGCCGCACGCTGCGAGCGGAAACGGCGTGCAAAGGCGGTGGCTGGATCCAGCCCTGGGGCCAGCAGGCTGCAAACCTCCCCAGCCAGACCCTACCATGGGGAGCACCCTCACCCCAGCTCCCCACGAGCAGCCGGGACCTCCTGCAGGGCTGTCCAGCATGCCTGAGGCCACCATGCCATCCCCATCCATGGGAATAGGGATGCTGCACACCTGCATCCTGCACTGGGAATATTGCCCGGCTGGCCCCATACCAACTCCCACCCACCTGGGGGATTTCTGCTGGTCAAGCCCCAGCAccattttttccagctgcttttctgctgcgTGGCCCTGGAGGCACCCAAGTCCCTGTCACCACCCAATGTCTGCCGTCCAGCTGGGCAGGATGAGCCCCTCAGGCCAGCTCTGAGCTGTGCCACACGCGAGGGAGCTGTGGATGCAGGGTGTGGGggccagctgggtgctgggtgctggcagggtgcaggaagcagctggagggaggcaggcaACGGTGTTTCCACAGCTGCAGTGGCACTACCTGCCCACgcacccgccccagccccgctcccggtAAGTCCCCGTGAGATGCTGCGAGAAGAGCTTTGCATGCGGCTCCTGGCTGGGAAAATCCCCGCGGGGCCAGTGAGGACATGGTGCCCACAGTAAGGACAGGGTGCCCATGGAGAGGATGGAGTACCCACGGTGAGGACAGGGTGCCCACAGTGAGGACAGGGTGCTCATGGCAGTGACCTTCTCCCCAGCAGCCggctccctgcagcacccctgcATGATGTGTCCGAGCCTACCTGGGGGCAGTGGCCCTGGTGAGCGTCCTGGTGGCTTTGGTGCTGTTGGCTTGAAGGTGGGTGGGCGGCCCTGGCCCTGAGGGGAGCTGCTGGCgctgcccagggctgtgtcAGTGGCTGGTGGGGAGCTGCCGTAGGCTGCCTCGGGCAGGGgcactgggctctgcagggcaaaGCGGAGGtcagggacagggaggggaTGGAGACCCTCGGGGACCCCCCACACCACGGGACACCCATGACTCACATAAAACTTGGGCCGTGCCACCGACAGGTCCATGCCCTCGCTCAGCCTTCGCGCCTTCTCCCCAGGATCAGGCCCCTCATCCAGCTCCAGCTCATGgctctccagccccagccccttgcGCTTCAGCGTCTGCGGGGAGCAGGATGGTGAAGAGGGTCCTGCACCCACCCTGAGCCCCCCTGGCCACCCTGCGCCGCTACCTCAAGGATGTCGGAGTTGGTGCGGCTCTCGTGGGGCTCACTGTACTCCGTGTACTTGAGCAGCACCTTGTCCATGTCGGTGCTGGCATACTGGAAGAGGCGGTTGGTGCTGTTGAAGATGATGAGGGCGATCTCGCAGTCGCACAGGACGCTCAGCTCGTACGCCTTCTTCATCAGCCCAAATTTCCGCTTGGTGAAGGTCACCTGCAgagcggggaggggggatggGATGCTGTCGTCAGGCTCCAAACCCTCCTCCTGGGTCCCCAACCCCCCCTGGTTCCAGAGGACCCAACACCCTGGAACAAGGACCAGGAaggtgggagcagagcagctttgcCTCCCTTGGTGGCCTCATGGCTCCCCATCCCCCTTGTCCCCACCTCACCCCCAAGCGGCTCCTACCTGACGGTTCCGCTGATCCAGTATTCGGctgatctgtatttttttccgGCCCATTTTCACCTTCTACACTTGAGGGTGGGCTGGAAGAGACCAAGAAGCCCCTGAGCCCCTGCAACCCGGGGCCGGCCCAAGCAAGGATCCACCCCAGCACCGCACGCATCTCCTCACCCCTCCAGCTGCCAAAAGTcacttttgctgaaaaaaaaaagttttcgGAGGAagttccagcatttttttttatcagcaaaGACAGtggcaaactgaaaaatgaaaaaagaaataaaaattgggaAATtctgctggggcggggggggtaAATCTTCTTAGCCAGTTCTGCCACCCCGGCTCCATcacccccaccccggccccAGGGACGCGAGCACCTGCTGGCTGGAAAGCCACCGTGCCACGATGCCAGGTCCCTCGCCGGGAGCACGGGATCAGCCTTTGCATCCCCAAACGCACACCCGAAGCTGCGGGAGCTGCTCCAACCCTGTCCCGTGCACTGATGGGGTCCGTCGGATGGGGAGGGCGGTTATAAGGGAGGCCGG contains:
- the MEF2B gene encoding myocyte-specific enhancer factor 2B isoform X1; this translates as MGRKKIQISRILDQRNRQVTFTKRKFGLMKKAYELSVLCDCEIALIIFNSTNRLFQYASTDMDKVLLKYTEYSEPHESRTNSDILETLKRKGLGLESHELELDEGPDPGEKARRLSEGMDLSVARPKFYSPVPLPEAAYGSSPPATDTALGSASSSPQGQGRPPTFKPTAPKPPGRSPGPLPPGIGYPLFSAGNLNRALATKTPPPLYLGAEGRRGEAHGSLASGRSGGSTARPLYPTLQPLSPVLTPGSSSVPSHGLTGFSFLAPAQAAEFGAGEAPPPPGFLQPGPTAWQHPRDMAALGVSSRIVSSEEPAPAPSTPPQHQAISIKSERVSPGLGCPSGTPQPPPASLASLSEASQGPGDPQPRDDYAKGYPYPLGPPRPLAEEQRAPIPTRRAQAMDAWQR
- the MEF2B gene encoding myocyte-specific enhancer factor 2B isoform X2 → MGRKKIQISRILDQRNRQVTFTKRKFGLMKKAYELSVLCDCEIALIIFNSTNRLFQYASTDMDKVLLKYTEYSEPHESRTNSDILETLKRKGLGLESHELELDEGPDPGEKARRLSEGMDLSVARPKFYSPVPLPEAAYGSSPPATDTALGSASSSPQGQGRPPTFKPTAPKPPGRSPGPLPPGIGYPLFSAGNLNRALATKTPPPLYLGAEGRRGEAHGSLASGRSGGSTARPLYPTLQPLSPVLTPGSSSVPSHGLTGFSFLAPAQAEFGAGEAPPPPGFLQPGPTAWQHPRDMAALGVSSRIVSSEEPAPAPSTPPQHQAISIKSERVSPGLGCPSGTPQPPPASLASLSEASQGPGDPQPRDDYAKGYPYPLGPPRPLAEEQRAPIPTRRAQAMDAWQR